GCGGAATTTGACTGAACATATATTCAGTTATATAATGTCGGCCTGTGGGCGGTTGCTGTCGAGCACGGAAGAGGAAAGGGCGCCGGCAATGATCGTGATGGAATGGTGGACCGGACGCGGAAGCGAAGCGCCCGGCATGACCTGTCCCTTGGCGGGCATGCCGGTGGAAGCGGGTTTTCCGTCACCGGCGGACGACTATATTGAAAAGCCGTTGGATCTGAACGAACTGCTTGTGAAACACCCCGAAGCGACGTTTTTTGTGCGGGTGCAAGGCGATTCCATGGTGGAGGCGGACATCCATTCGGGCGATATTCTGGTGGTCGATCGTTCGCGGGAGGCGCACGACGGCTGCGTGGTGGTCGCGGCGCTAAACGGCGAATTCACCGTGAAACAGCTGCG
The sequence above is drawn from the Candidatus Hydrogenedentota bacterium genome and encodes:
- the umuD gene encoding translesion error-prone DNA polymerase V autoproteolytic subunit is translated as MTCPLAGMPVEAGFPSPADDYIEKPLDLNELLVKHPEATFFVRVQGDSMVEADIHSGDILVVDRSREAHDGCVVVAALNGEFTVKQLRYRNGQGMLMPANPDHRPIRVTPDQDFQVWGVVTHVIHAV